A genomic window from Venenivibrio stagnispumantis includes:
- a CDS encoding MFS transporter has protein sequence MKKFLSFALFDTGETILSALIYSTFFPLYITKFIDTKIYSISYAFAFLISFFFAIILGKFADSKGLRKQFFILFTILTALSTFFLFFSYPFPFLSLVIFLLMAIFHQQAFVFYNSLLLNFESKGFVSGLGVSFGYIGSAIALIFLAKYLKLPEAYIFVAFIFLILSLPSFLFLKNPDFKEKINLKDIFKDKYFIFTIVSILSLTEVANTLIAMMSIYLKKVYNFEDIFIYKVIGLSAIGGIIGGIFWGYITDRFSAKKVFPIGFILWSLFLVILPITPNYFVLMVGFLAGFSLAHLWSVSRIFILENFPPSQSSVRLSFLSLTERIASTTGLLTWSLFLFITNDNYKLSAFLMIIFPIIGFLFYIKGRKY, from the coding sequence ATGAAAAAATTTTTATCTTTTGCATTATTTGATACAGGCGAAACAATATTAAGTGCTTTAATTTATTCAACATTTTTTCCTTTGTATATCACAAAATTTATAGATACAAAAATTTATAGCATTAGTTATGCCTTTGCATTTTTAATATCTTTCTTTTTTGCTATAATCCTTGGGAAATTTGCTGATAGTAAAGGTTTAAGAAAACAATTTTTTATTTTATTTACTATTTTAACAGCTTTATCTACATTTTTTTTATTCTTTAGTTATCCATTTCCTTTTTTATCTTTAGTAATTTTTTTATTAATGGCTATTTTTCATCAGCAAGCTTTCGTGTTTTATAACTCTTTACTTTTAAATTTTGAAAGTAAAGGATTTGTTTCCGGTCTTGGTGTATCTTTTGGTTATATAGGCTCTGCTATTGCTTTAATTTTCCTTGCTAAATATCTAAAACTCCCTGAAGCATATATTTTTGTAGCTTTTATTTTTTTAATTCTTTCATTACCTTCTTTCTTATTTTTAAAAAATCCGGATTTTAAAGAAAAGATAAATTTAAAAGATATTTTTAAAGATAAATATTTTATTTTTACAATCGTATCTATTTTATCTTTAACAGAAGTAGCAAATACTCTAATTGCAATGATGAGTATATATCTTAAAAAAGTTTATAACTTTGAAGATATATTTATATATAAAGTGATAGGCTTATCAGCTATTGGTGGTATTATAGGTGGCATTTTTTGGGGATATATAACAGATAGATTTTCTGCAAAAAAGGTTTTTCCTATTGGATTTATATTATGGAGTTTATTTTTAGTTATTTTACCTATAACTCCAAATTATTTTGTTTTAATGGTTGGATTTCTTGCAGGATTTTCTCTTGCACATCTTTGGAGTGTTTCCCGTATATTTATTTTAGAAAATTTTCCACCATCCCAATCTTCTGTAAGATTATCTTTTTTATCTTTAACAGAAAGAATTGCTTCTACTACCGGTTTATTAACTTGGTCTTTATTTTTATTTATAACAAATGATAATTATAAATTATCTGCTTTTCTTATGATTATTTTTCCGATTATAGGTTTTTTATTTTATATTAAGGGAAGAAAATATTAA
- a CDS encoding 16S rRNA pseudouridine(516) synthase, which produces MFNKPAGCITATYDENFPTVMDYFSDYHFSDKLFPVGRLDIDTEGLLIITTDGLLAHRLAHPKWKIEKEYYAVVEGNAFDIDTEKIKKGIKLKDGYQTKPFEIKVLSESEILITITEGKYHIVKRIMETLSHPVKYLKRIRIGNLKLDENLSTGEFRELTEEEIKSLKSLVSIKE; this is translated from the coding sequence ATGTTTAATAAACCGGCAGGATGTATAACTGCAACTTACGATGAAAATTTTCCTACTGTGATGGATTATTTTTCAGATTACCATTTTTCTGATAAATTATTTCCGGTTGGAAGGCTTGATATTGATACAGAAGGATTATTAATAATTACAACAGATGGATTATTGGCACACAGATTAGCCCATCCAAAATGGAAGATAGAAAAAGAATATTATGCAGTTGTTGAAGGTAATGCCTTTGATATAGATACAGAAAAGATAAAAAAAGGAATTAAATTAAAAGATGGTTATCAAACAAAACCATTTGAAATCAAAGTTTTATCCGAGTCTGAAATATTAATCACAATAACAGAAGGAAAATATCATATAGTAAAAAGAATAATGGAAACATTATCCCATCCTGTTAAATATCTTAAAAGAATAAGAATAGGCAATTTAAAATTAGATGAAAATCTATCTACCGGTGAATTTAGAGAACTAACAGAAGAAGAGATAAAATCCTTAAAATCTCTTGTTTCCATAAAAGAATGA
- a CDS encoding HU family DNA-binding protein, whose translation MTKAELVSKVAAEAGLTKAAAERAVNAGIKALAEALAKGERVALPGLGVFHVRERKARKGRNPRTGKEITIPARKAVVFSAAKSLKDALNQSKKE comes from the coding sequence ATGACAAAAGCAGAACTCGTTTCAAAAGTTGCTGCAGAGGCAGGACTTACAAAAGCAGCAGCTGAAAGAGCTGTTAATGCAGGTATCAAAGCTCTTGCAGAAGCTCTTGCAAAAGGCGAGAGAGTAGCTCTTCCTGGTCTTGGTGTTTTCCATGTTAGAGAAAGAAAAGCAAGAAAAGGAAGAAACCCAAGAACAGGAAAAGAGATTACAATTCCTGCAAGAAAAGCTGTTGTATTCTCTGCTGCTAAATCTTTGAAAGATGCATTAAACCAAAGCAAAAAGGAATAA
- the bioA gene encoding adenosylmethionine--8-amino-7-oxononanoate transaminase, translating into MIDKKLLEKWDKEYFWHPFTQMKVYAEEDNVIVERGEGNYIYDIYGNKYLDGVASLWCNVHGHNHPKLNKAIIDQLNKIAHFTTLGASNIPAILLAKKLVEITPSKLEKVFYSEDGSEAMEIAIKIAYHYWHNIGEKEKTKFVTLNEAYHGDTLGSVSVGGINIFHEKYKPLLFDVYKLPSPYLKAIQIAGREKALEEETTKKLIEEVEEFIFQNHQRIAGFVVEGGVQGAAGILPFPKGYLKEIRRICTEYNILLIVDEVAVGFGRTGYMFASEKEGIEPDILALGKGITGGYLPLAATLTTKEIFDAFWGEFGEAKHFYHGHTYTGNPLACNVALANIELFDEEKRLKNVKERIKQLESRLPEFLQLKYVGDVRNYGLMAGVELVKDKKTKEPFPYGERTGFKVAKNMLKRGIWVRPLGDVMVIMPPLSITAEELDYFIDSLKDSINEI; encoded by the coding sequence ATGATAGATAAAAAACTATTGGAAAAATGGGATAAAGAATATTTTTGGCATCCATTTACACAGATGAAAGTATATGCAGAAGAAGATAATGTTATAGTAGAAAGAGGAGAAGGCAATTATATATATGATATATATGGAAATAAATATTTAGATGGTGTTGCTTCTTTATGGTGCAATGTCCATGGACATAATCATCCAAAATTAAACAAAGCCATTATAGACCAACTTAATAAGATTGCACATTTTACTACTCTTGGAGCTTCTAATATTCCGGCTATACTTCTTGCAAAAAAATTGGTTGAGATAACACCTTCAAAACTTGAAAAGGTATTTTATAGTGAAGATGGCTCAGAAGCAATGGAAATAGCTATAAAAATAGCATATCATTATTGGCACAATATCGGAGAAAAAGAAAAAACAAAATTCGTTACTTTAAATGAAGCCTATCACGGAGACACCCTCGGAAGTGTGAGTGTAGGTGGTATAAATATATTCCATGAAAAATATAAACCTCTTCTATTTGATGTTTATAAACTTCCATCTCCTTATTTAAAAGCTATTCAGATAGCCGGAAGGGAAAAAGCATTGGAAGAAGAAACTACAAAAAAATTAATAGAGGAAGTTGAAGAATTTATATTCCAGAACCATCAAAGGATAGCCGGATTTGTTGTTGAAGGTGGGGTTCAGGGAGCGGCAGGAATATTACCTTTTCCAAAAGGATATTTAAAAGAAATAAGAAGAATATGCACAGAATATAACATATTATTAATCGTTGATGAAGTAGCAGTAGGATTTGGTAGAACCGGTTATATGTTTGCATCAGAGAAAGAAGGAATTGAGCCAGATATTTTAGCCCTTGGTAAAGGTATTACAGGAGGATACTTGCCACTTGCAGCAACATTAACAACAAAAGAGATATTTGATGCATTTTGGGGAGAGTTTGGAGAAGCAAAACATTTTTATCACGGACATACTTATACAGGAAATCCATTAGCCTGTAATGTAGCATTAGCCAATATAGAGCTATTTGATGAAGAAAAAAGACTAAAAAATGTAAAAGAAAGAATAAAACAACTTGAAAGCAGATTGCCGGAATTCCTACAGCTAAAATATGTAGGAGATGTAAGAAATTACGGATTAATGGCAGGAGTTGAACTTGTAAAAGATAAAAAAACAAAAGAGCCTTTTCCATATGGAGAAAGAACCGGTTTCAAAGTAGCAAAAAATATGCTAAAAAGAGGTATTTGGGTAAGACCCTTAGGTGATGTAATGGTTATTATGCCTCCTTTATCCATCACAGCTGAAGAACTTGATTACTTTATAGATTCTTTAAAAGATTCAATAAACGAGATTTAA
- a CDS encoding NAD(P)/FAD-dependent oxidoreductase gives MKYDVLIVGGGVSGLSCALTLVSAKGKFDWANGRRYLVIDNQSSDLLKAMLNNVPGVKQGTLGKNLLEDIRNQIRSYGDDVEFKNGRVVKIEGEKGNFKVYLEDNTYYEADIVVLATGFHEFNIQVDGVEVVENKKSPRPGKIMIKTDEDQKVKDGLYVAGLVAGVSTMFACAAGSGVQVACNIQALWAGKNVVVHDVPSEN, from the coding sequence ATGAAGTATGATGTTTTAATTGTTGGTGGAGGTGTTTCAGGTTTGTCCTGTGCTTTAACTTTGGTATCTGCAAAAGGTAAATTTGATTGGGCTAACGGAAGAAGATATTTGGTAATTGACAATCAAAGCTCTGATTTGTTAAAAGCTATGCTTAATAATGTTCCGGGAGTAAAACAAGGAACTCTTGGAAAAAATCTTCTTGAAGATATTAGAAATCAGATAAGAAGTTATGGCGATGATGTGGAATTTAAAAATGGTAGAGTTGTAAAAATAGAAGGTGAAAAAGGCAACTTTAAAGTTTATCTTGAAGATAATACCTATTATGAAGCTGATATTGTAGTGTTAGCTACCGGATTTCATGAATTTAATATTCAGGTTGATGGTGTTGAAGTTGTAGAAAATAAAAAATCTCCAAGACCCGGCAAAATTATGATAAAGACAGATGAAGACCAAAAAGTAAAAGATGGTTTATATGTAGCAGGATTAGTTGCAGGAGTTAGCACTATGTTTGCTTGTGCTGCCGGTTCAGGAGTTCAGGTCGCTTGTAATATACAGGCATTATGGGCTGGCAAAAATGTTGTTGTTCATGATGTTCCTTCTGAAAATTAA
- a CDS encoding leucyl aminopeptidase: MKIKVSSGKLEKAKTNAVVSFLYKEDKNFPESVEQLNEALKDKIRKLYKSQKFSAEENSFLVVPTFGEIKSDFVILTGLGSKKKAELDTIRRAGAYIIRKAKELKIKSLTIDLKEVILDEFEQSYMAQALVEGIILGDYSFDKYFTKKEKFEVEEIQINVERKYLKEAEEAVRVGKILAEAQNFTRDLVNEPANVINTIQFAKIAEDLAKEYGFEIKIYDENEIEKMGMGAYLAVAKGSENPPRFIHLTYRPKNSKGEIALVGKGLMFDSGGLNIKTGDFMRWMKSDKSGACAVLGIFKAIGELKPDITVHGIVAAAENMPSGKAYRPDDILKAKNGVTIEVGNTDAEGRLTLADALSYACELKPDMIIDMATLTGACVVALGEFTAGVMGNNQKAIDKVLRISKYTGEWMWQLPFNDKLREQIKAPHADVYNISTSRYGGAITAGLFLEKFVDPKIPWVHIDIAGPAHNTAGWYYHPKGATGFPVRTIVNLILEESK, translated from the coding sequence ATGAAAATAAAGGTAAGTAGCGGAAAATTAGAAAAAGCAAAAACCAATGCAGTAGTTAGCTTTTTATACAAAGAAGATAAAAACTTCCCTGAAAGTGTAGAGCAGTTAAATGAAGCTTTAAAAGATAAGATAAGAAAGCTTTATAAATCTCAAAAATTTTCAGCAGAAGAAAATAGCTTCTTGGTGGTGCCAACTTTCGGAGAGATTAAATCAGATTTTGTGATATTAACCGGTCTTGGCTCAAAGAAAAAAGCAGAACTTGACACAATAAGAAGAGCCGGAGCCTACATAATAAGAAAAGCAAAAGAGTTAAAGATAAAAAGTTTAACTATTGATTTAAAGGAAGTTATACTTGATGAATTTGAACAAAGCTATATGGCACAGGCTTTAGTAGAAGGTATAATCCTTGGAGATTATTCTTTTGATAAATATTTCACAAAGAAAGAAAAATTTGAAGTAGAAGAGATACAGATAAATGTTGAAAGAAAATATCTAAAAGAAGCGGAAGAAGCAGTAAGGGTAGGAAAAATTCTTGCAGAAGCCCAAAACTTTACAAGGGATTTGGTAAATGAACCGGCAAATGTTATAAACACAATCCAATTTGCAAAAATAGCAGAAGATTTAGCAAAAGAGTATGGATTTGAAATAAAAATATATGATGAAAACGAGATAGAAAAAATGGGGATGGGTGCCTATCTTGCAGTTGCAAAAGGAAGTGAGAACCCACCAAGATTTATCCATTTAACATATAGACCTAAAAACTCAAAAGGTGAAATTGCCCTTGTTGGAAAAGGTTTAATGTTTGATAGTGGTGGTCTTAATATCAAAACAGGTGATTTTATGAGATGGATGAAATCTGATAAATCCGGTGCCTGTGCAGTTTTAGGTATATTTAAAGCCATTGGGGAATTAAAACCTGATATAACTGTCCATGGTATTGTTGCAGCAGCAGAAAATATGCCAAGCGGTAAAGCATACAGACCGGATGATATATTAAAAGCTAAAAATGGTGTTACAATAGAAGTAGGAAATACAGATGCAGAAGGAAGACTTACCCTTGCAGATGCATTATCTTATGCCTGCGAATTAAAACCTGATATGATAATAGATATGGCTACATTAACCGGAGCATGTGTAGTAGCCCTTGGAGAATTTACAGCAGGAGTGATGGGAAATAACCAAAAAGCAATAGATAAAGTATTAAGAATATCAAAATATACCGGTGAATGGATGTGGCAACTTCCATTTAATGATAAATTGAGAGAACAGATAAAAGCTCCCCATGCAGATGTTTATAATATTTCTACATCAAGATATGGTGGGGCAATAACAGCCGGATTATTCTTAGAAAAATTTGTTGACCCAAAAATTCCTTGGGTTCATATAGATATTGCAGGACCTGCCCATAACACAGCCGGATGGTATTATCATCCAAAAGGTGCAACAGGATTTCCTGTTAGAACAATTGTTAATTTGATATTAGAAGAATCTAAATAA
- a CDS encoding HU family DNA-binding protein, which produces MRKSDIVLKLKRKFPDIEKPEIKKVVDEIFNVMIDALARGENIEIREIGSFKVKERKKIEPFKKTKNNEKTKFILFRPSKVLKRIYREISEKGETR; this is translated from the coding sequence ATGAGAAAATCTGACATTGTTTTAAAATTAAAAAGAAAATTTCCAGATATTGAAAAACCGGAAATAAAAAAAGTAGTAGATGAGATATTTAATGTAATGATTGATGCATTGGCAAGAGGAGAGAATATAGAGATTAGAGAAATTGGAAGCTTTAAAGTAAAAGAAAGAAAGAAAATAGAGCCATTTAAGAAAACAAAAAATAATGAAAAAACAAAATTTATATTATTTAGACCGAGTAAGGTATTAAAAAGAATTTATAGAGAAATTTCTGAAAAAGGAGAGACAAGATGA
- the ileS gene encoding isoleucine--tRNA ligase codes for MDYKDTLNLPQTDFPMKGNLPQKEPQILKKWEELNIYHKLREERKRKEKYILHDGPPYANGHIHIGHALNKILKDILVKFESMQGKDAPFVPGWDCHGLPIEQQVEKELKEKKIRKEDLSKSEFRKLCREYAQKFVNIQAEEFKRLGIIGNWDKPYLTMRPSYQAQEVRELGRIFQKGVAYRGKKPVYWCIYDKTAEAEAEVEYADKKDPSIYVKFKLLDEENTYAVIWTTTPWTLPANLGIMVNPEFDYVYFKTEKGILIIAKELLEEFKEKTKLNGEIIKQVKGREVEFKEYYHPFIDRVSKIYLSEFVELGTGTGLVHMAPGHGQEDYIIGQRYGVEAFAPVDDEGRFTEEAPEWLRGIRVFDANELIINKLEEVGALLHKEIISHSYPHCWRCKNPVIFRATPQWFISMDAILSNGNTLRGEAIKEIERVKWIPSYGINRIKSMVENRPDWCISRQRSWGVPIAVFYCEKCGEIVKDEEVFEHIANLIENNEYGADIWFEKSAKELLPEGYKCKKCGSTEFKKEEDILDVWFDSGVSHAAVLKTGFWEELRWPADMYLEGSDQHRGWFQSSLLESVASYDRAPYNAVLTHGFTLDEKGRKMSKSAGNVVPPEKVINEYGADILRLWVVSEDYTEDIKIGFNLIKRIAEDYRKIRNTFRYFLGNLYDFNPSTDYVPYKQLLEIDRWMLSKLQNIIDISLKAYSEYKFHRIYHTVKNFFIVDLSAIYLDILKDRLYVYAPKSVERRSAQTVLWELLVSLTKLFAPILSFTTEEVWEYTKKIDNSLKESIHLEIMPKPKSEWINKELENIYQKLLNVRDDVLKALEEARKKDLIRHPYEAKVILNLPNEEKNLVNDRIDWIKYFFTVSQVELSNNVEADVVIEGETVKGSIIGVKKAEGEKCPRCWIYDISVGKNGQEICDRCKEQLKNYEGVIR; via the coding sequence TTGGATTATAAGGATACTTTAAATTTACCACAGACAGATTTTCCGATGAAAGGTAATCTGCCACAAAAAGAGCCACAAATACTTAAAAAATGGGAAGAGTTAAATATTTATCATAAATTGAGAGAAGAAAGGAAAAGAAAAGAAAAATATATTCTTCACGATGGGCCACCTTATGCAAATGGGCATATCCATATAGGACATGCTTTAAACAAAATATTAAAAGATATTCTTGTTAAATTTGAATCTATGCAAGGAAAAGATGCTCCATTTGTTCCCGGATGGGATTGTCATGGACTTCCAATAGAACAACAAGTAGAAAAAGAGTTAAAAGAAAAAAAGATAAGAAAAGAGGATTTGTCTAAATCTGAATTTAGGAAATTATGCAGAGAATATGCCCAAAAATTTGTAAATATCCAAGCTGAGGAGTTTAAAAGACTTGGAATTATTGGAAATTGGGATAAACCTTATCTTACAATGAGACCATCTTATCAGGCACAGGAAGTAAGAGAGCTTGGAAGAATTTTTCAAAAAGGAGTAGCATATAGAGGGAAAAAACCAGTTTATTGGTGTATTTATGATAAAACTGCCGAAGCAGAGGCAGAAGTAGAGTATGCAGACAAAAAAGACCCTTCTATCTATGTAAAATTTAAATTATTAGATGAAGAAAATACATATGCAGTTATATGGACAACTACTCCTTGGACACTTCCGGCAAACCTTGGAATAATGGTCAATCCGGAGTTTGATTATGTATACTTTAAAACAGAAAAAGGAATATTAATAATAGCAAAAGAACTTTTGGAAGAGTTTAAAGAAAAAACTAAGCTAAATGGAGAGATAATAAAGCAGGTAAAAGGAAGAGAAGTTGAATTTAAAGAATATTATCATCCTTTCATAGATAGGGTTTCAAAAATATATCTTTCTGAATTTGTAGAACTTGGAACCGGAACAGGACTTGTTCACATGGCACCGGGACACGGACAGGAAGACTATATAATAGGACAAAGATATGGAGTTGAAGCATTTGCACCGGTAGATGATGAAGGAAGATTTACAGAAGAAGCACCGGAGTGGCTCAGAGGTATCAGAGTTTTTGATGCAAATGAGCTGATTATAAATAAACTTGAAGAAGTAGGAGCTTTACTTCATAAAGAGATTATTTCCCACTCTTATCCACATTGTTGGAGATGTAAAAATCCGGTTATATTCAGAGCAACTCCCCAATGGTTTATCTCAATGGATGCCATCTTATCAAATGGCAATACTTTAAGAGGAGAAGCAATTAAAGAGATAGAAAGGGTAAAATGGATACCTTCTTATGGTATAAACAGAATAAAAAGTATGGTAGAAAATAGACCGGATTGGTGTATATCAAGACAAAGAAGCTGGGGGGTCCCGATAGCAGTATTTTATTGTGAAAAATGCGGAGAAATAGTAAAAGATGAAGAAGTTTTTGAACATATTGCAAATCTAATAGAAAATAATGAATACGGAGCTGATATTTGGTTTGAAAAATCTGCAAAAGAACTTCTTCCGGAAGGATATAAATGTAAAAAATGTGGTAGCACAGAGTTTAAAAAAGAGGAAGATATATTAGATGTTTGGTTTGATTCCGGAGTATCCCATGCTGCAGTATTAAAAACAGGATTTTGGGAAGAGTTAAGATGGCCGGCAGATATGTATCTTGAAGGTTCAGACCAGCATAGAGGATGGTTCCAATCTTCTTTACTTGAAAGTGTAGCAAGCTATGATAGAGCACCTTACAATGCTGTTCTTACCCATGGATTTACCCTTGATGAAAAAGGCAGAAAAATGTCAAAATCCGCCGGAAATGTAGTTCCACCGGAAAAAGTTATAAATGAATACGGAGCTGATATTTTAAGGCTTTGGGTTGTTTCAGAAGATTATACAGAAGATATAAAAATAGGATTTAACTTAATAAAAAGAATAGCCGAAGATTACAGAAAAATAAGAAATACATTCAGATATTTCCTTGGAAATCTATATGATTTTAATCCAAGCACAGATTATGTTCCATACAAGCAACTACTTGAAATAGACAGATGGATGCTTTCTAAGCTTCAAAATATTATAGATATATCATTAAAAGCATATTCTGAATATAAATTTCACAGAATATATCACACCGTTAAAAATTTCTTTATTGTTGATTTATCAGCAATATATCTTGATATTCTAAAAGATAGACTTTATGTCTATGCACCTAAATCAGTAGAAAGACGCTCTGCCCAAACAGTTTTATGGGAGCTTTTAGTATCTCTAACAAAATTATTTGCACCTATATTATCTTTTACAACAGAAGAAGTTTGGGAATATACTAAAAAAATAGATAACTCTTTAAAAGAAAGTATTCATCTTGAAATTATGCCAAAACCAAAATCTGAATGGATAAATAAAGAGCTTGAAAATATCTATCAAAAATTATTAAATGTAAGAGATGATGTATTAAAAGCCCTTGAAGAAGCAAGAAAAAAAGATTTAATAAGACATCCTTATGAAGCAAAAGTTATTTTAAATTTACCAAATGAAGAAAAAAATCTTGTAAATGATAGAATAGATTGGATAAAATATTTCTTTACGGTTAGTCAGGTAGAGTTGAGTAATAATGTGGAAGCAGATGTGGTGATAGAAGGAGAGACTGTAAAAGGTTCTATCATTGGAGTAAAAAAAGCAGAAGGCGAAAAATGCCCGAGATGCTGGATTTATGATATATCTGTTGGAAAAAATGGTCAGGAAATATGTGATAGATGTAAAGAACAATTAAAAAATTATGAAGGAGTGATAAGATGA
- a CDS encoding bifunctional nuclease family protein gives MIQVKVKNIAIDPLTGASIVLLEDINDEKAIYPIWIGTAEAEGIVINQAGIKTPRPLTYDLMKNIILELGGVVKEVAIIDMVENAYIARVYIEQNGKILEIDSRPSDAINLALRFGAPIYLNEEVVKKIEPEELKQPEKVEENKQPEEVKQEQPKVETQTATVNESLEDEEMKKLKEFLEKVKPEDFMLNG, from the coding sequence ATGATACAGGTAAAAGTTAAAAATATAGCAATAGACCCATTAACAGGAGCTTCTATAGTATTACTTGAAGATATAAATGATGAGAAAGCTATTTATCCAATATGGATAGGAACAGCAGAAGCAGAGGGAATAGTAATAAATCAAGCCGGTATAAAAACACCAAGACCATTAACTTATGATTTGATGAAAAATATAATATTGGAACTTGGTGGTGTTGTAAAAGAGGTAGCAATTATAGATATGGTAGAGAATGCATATATAGCAAGGGTTTATATAGAGCAAAATGGAAAAATCTTAGAGATAGATTCAAGACCAAGCGATGCTATTAATTTGGCTTTAAGATTTGGTGCTCCTATATATCTAAATGAGGAAGTAGTCAAAAAAATAGAACCGGAAGAATTAAAACAACCAGAAAAAGTTGAAGAAAATAAACAACCGGAAGAAGTTAAACAAGAACAACCTAAGGTAGAAACACAAACTGCCACAGTAAATGAAAGCTTAGAAGATGAAGAGATGAAAAAATTAAAAGAATTCTTAGAAAAAGTAAAGCCTGAAGATTTTATGTTAAATGGTTAA
- a CDS encoding LysR family transcriptional regulator has product MEVLDYHKLKIFKTVADLESFSKAATVLFLSQPTITLQIKKIENYLGTTLFIREKNKVKLTPEGEILYKYAQKILEDYANMENDINILKNYKGNFLIIGASSTIGDYLLPQIIAKFSRENPEIKINLFVGNSKEVIDSIMSKIFNIGIIEEEADSNKLFNKKIYEDEIVLIASKNNPIKSKIDKSFLLSQKIILRECGSGTRKVIEKSLDILFKPVMEISSSKAIIDIVANSDYLAFVSKLIAMEFIDRIKIIDIDGIKISRPFSLITQKDIRLSSIENRFISFLKNNINHLT; this is encoded by the coding sequence TTGGAAGTTTTAGATTATCATAAATTAAAAATTTTTAAAACAGTTGCAGACCTTGAAAGTTTTTCAAAAGCAGCCACAGTCTTATTTCTATCCCAGCCTACAATCACACTTCAAATAAAAAAAATTGAAAATTATCTTGGAACAACTTTATTTATCAGAGAAAAAAATAAAGTAAAACTGACACCGGAAGGTGAAATTTTATATAAATATGCCCAAAAAATTTTAGAAGATTATGCAAATATGGAAAATGATATAAATATATTGAAAAATTATAAAGGAAATTTTCTTATAATCGGGGCAAGTAGCACCATAGGAGATTATTTACTTCCTCAGATAATAGCAAAATTTAGCAGAGAAAATCCAGAGATTAAGATTAATCTTTTTGTAGGTAATTCAAAAGAGGTTATAGATTCCATTATGTCTAAGATATTTAATATCGGCATAATAGAAGAAGAAGCTGACTCTAATAAATTATTTAACAAAAAAATATATGAAGATGAAATTGTGCTTATTGCTTCAAAAAATAATCCGATAAAATCAAAAATAGATAAATCTTTTCTTCTTAGTCAGAAAATAATTTTAAGGGAATGTGGCTCCGGAACGAGAAAAGTTATAGAAAAATCACTTGATATTTTATTTAAACCGGTTATGGAGATATCAAGTAGTAAAGCAATTATAGATATTGTGGCAAATTCTGATTATTTAGCTTTTGTGTCAAAATTAATAGCCATGGAATTTATTGATAGGATTAAAATAATAGATATAGACGGGATAAAAATATCCCGCCCTTTTTCTCTTATAACCCAAAAAGATATTAGATTATCTTCCATTGAAAATAGATTTATATCTTTTTTGAAAAACAATATTAACCATTTAACATAA